From one Triticum aestivum cultivar Chinese Spring chromosome 4B, IWGSC CS RefSeq v2.1, whole genome shotgun sequence genomic stretch:
- the LOC123094096 gene encoding prostatic spermine-binding protein-like, producing the protein MDDIDTTAEETSFTADDNGRNDVGRTDNDHSNEEDDNSDNDSWSSYDILPSEDFSNNEHGADSENEDVDVGNEQNNFEESWADNLSQEGSDGPDSGDDEAELDIEEAQYQQRVLETRWKVMAMTFRSQGDAYIFYNRHAKEHGFNIRREKVKRGKGASGLIWFRRFFLL; encoded by the exons ATGGATGACATCGACACCACCGCTGAAG AAACCTCATTTACGGCCGATGATAATGGTAGAAATGATGTCGGTCGGACCGATAACGATCATAGTAATGAAGAAGATGACAACAGCGATAACGATTCATGGTCATCATATGATATCTTACCTTCAGAGGATTTTTCAAATAATGAACATGGTGCAGACAGTGAAAAC GAAGATGTGGACGTTGGGAATGAGCAAAATAATTTTGAGGAATCGTGGGCCGATAACTTGAGCCAG GAGGGTTCAGATGGTCCCGATAGTGGTGACGACGAAGCAGAGCTGGACATTGAGGAGGCTCAATACCAGCAGCGCGTGTTGGAGACACGTTGGAAGGTCATGGCTATGACTTTTCGGTCACAAGGGGATGCATATATATTCTACAACAGGCACGCCAAAGAACATGGGTTCAACATCAGGAGAGAGAAGGTGAAACGAGGGAAGGGTGCTTCAGGACTAATATGGTTCAGGCGGTTTTTTCTGCTCTAG